From the Lathyrus oleraceus cultivar Zhongwan6 chromosome 4, CAAS_Psat_ZW6_1.0, whole genome shotgun sequence genome, one window contains:
- the LOC127135722 gene encoding uncharacterized protein LOC127135722 produces MGCVLGQHDETRRKEHVIYYLSNKFNDYESRYSMLEKTCYVLAWLTKRLRKYMLTHTTLLISKMDPVKYIFEKYALTDRVASWQMALTKYDIQYVTQKEVKWSVLYDYLDHQPLEDYHSICFESLYKDIMLIRDCNIPIPKEGPELGSRWTLAFNGASNAHGNGIGAVITSPTGFYLPFTVRLCFECTNNMEEYEACIFGIEAVIVLRIKILEVCGNASLVISLIKGDWEARDHKLIFYKEHVLKLILYFDEITFHHIPREENRLANALATFSSMFKVKWKNEAPTFHLDYLDEPTYYLAAEDEDHGHPWF; encoded by the coding sequence ATGGGATGTGTCCTCGGCCAACATGACGAGACTAGAAGAAAAGAGCACGTCATATACTACTTGAGCAACAAGTTTAACGATTACGAGAGTAGGTATTCaatgctagaaaagacttgttaTGTACTTGCCTGGCTTACCAAACGCCTAAGGAAATACATGCTCACTCATACAACACTCttaatatccaagatggatccagtcaagtacatcttcgagaagtATGCTCTAACTGATAGAGTAGCCAGTTGGCAAATGGCCCTGACTAAGTATGATATTCAATATGTCACCCAGAAAGAGGTCAAATGGAGTGTGCTATATGACTATCTTGATCACCAACCCTTGGAGGATTACCATTCTATATGTTTTGAATCACTTTATAAGGACATCATGTTGATAAGGGATTGCAACATCCCCATCCCCAAAGAAGGACCAGAACTTGGATCTCGATGGACACTTGCATTTAATGGAGCTTCTAACGCTcatggaaatggcattggggcagtcATCACCTCCCCAACTGGTTTTTACTTACCTTTCACTGTGAGGTTATGCTTTGAATGTACCAATAATATGGAGGAGTACGAGGCGTGTATCTTCGGTATTGAGGCTGTCATTGTGCTTAGGATCAAAATTCTTGAAGTTTGTGGAAACGCATCCTTGGTCATCAGCCTAATCAAAGGAGATTGGGAAGCCCGAGATCACAAGTTGATCTTTTACAAAGAGCATGTCCTAAAGTTGATCTTGTACTTCGACGAGATTACTTTCCATCACATCCCTCGAGAGGAGAACCGGTTGGCCAACGCCTTAGCAACTTTTtcatccatgtttaaggtcaaGTGGAAAAATGAAGCACCAACTTTCCACCTTGACTACTTGGACGAGCCAACTTACTATTTGGCAGCCGAAGATGAAGATCATGGCCATCCTTGGTTCTAG